The proteins below are encoded in one region of Rubripirellula reticaptiva:
- a CDS encoding phage portal protein, translating to MLKKLSGLIEQAWRGGASRSSSAPGRSPRQPFFSRLRAKYDAANTTLDNMKHWSRADGLSSAAANSPDVRRTLRNRSRYEVANNSYARGITLTLANDVVGTGPRLQMLTPDDAANRFVEAEFFAWAEAVGLAEKLRTMRLARVSDGESFGLLTSNERIDAAVKLDVRLIEADQVASPTLVADRSRYIDGIQFDADGNPITYDVLREHPGDVTFTIDEEFDTVPAAAVLHYFRCDRPGQIRGIPDITPALPLFAQLRRFTLAVLAAAETAAEFAGILYTDAPANGEADSAEPFEPIELEKRMLLTMPGGWKMAQMKSEQPSTTYAEFKKEILNEIARCLNMPFNVAAGNSSGYNYASGRLDHQTYFKSIRVEQTQLARVVLDRLLNAWLREAILIEGYLPNSLRTLDSTFEHQWFWDGHEHVDPAKEANAQKIRLSNHTTTLAIEFARQGRDWETELKQRAKEVALMRELGLSASDETETKPSTKVTEDNAEDTARAA from the coding sequence ATGTTGAAGAAGTTGTCAGGGTTGATCGAGCAAGCATGGCGCGGCGGAGCTTCCCGCTCTTCATCCGCGCCGGGACGCTCGCCCCGGCAGCCCTTCTTTTCGCGGCTTCGTGCGAAGTACGACGCCGCGAATACGACGCTCGACAACATGAAACATTGGTCTCGAGCCGATGGGTTGTCGTCCGCTGCAGCGAATAGCCCCGATGTGCGTCGAACACTTCGCAATCGGTCGCGATACGAGGTCGCCAACAATAGTTACGCTCGCGGGATCACGTTGACGCTGGCGAATGATGTCGTTGGCACTGGACCGCGACTGCAAATGCTGACGCCGGATGATGCTGCAAATCGTTTCGTTGAGGCGGAGTTCTTTGCTTGGGCCGAGGCGGTTGGATTGGCGGAAAAGCTGCGAACGATGCGACTGGCTCGTGTTTCGGACGGTGAATCGTTTGGTTTGTTAACCAGCAACGAACGCATCGACGCGGCGGTGAAACTGGACGTGCGGTTGATCGAAGCCGACCAAGTGGCCTCACCGACGTTGGTCGCAGACCGTTCTCGTTACATCGACGGCATTCAGTTTGATGCTGACGGAAACCCGATCACTTACGACGTCCTGCGTGAACATCCTGGTGATGTGACTTTCACGATCGACGAAGAATTCGACACGGTGCCGGCCGCCGCGGTGCTGCACTACTTCCGTTGCGATCGTCCGGGGCAGATTCGCGGCATACCCGACATCACCCCGGCGTTGCCACTATTCGCACAACTACGCCGCTTTACGCTTGCCGTACTTGCGGCTGCCGAGACTGCCGCTGAGTTCGCCGGCATCCTGTACACCGACGCTCCTGCGAATGGAGAAGCCGACTCCGCCGAACCGTTCGAGCCGATCGAACTTGAGAAGCGAATGCTGCTCACGATGCCAGGCGGCTGGAAGATGGCTCAGATGAAGTCGGAGCAACCTTCGACCACATATGCCGAGTTCAAGAAAGAGATTCTCAACGAGATCGCTCGATGTTTGAACATGCCCTTCAACGTCGCCGCTGGCAATTCGTCGGGTTACAATTATGCATCTGGGCGACTCGATCATCAAACCTACTTCAAGTCGATCCGTGTCGAGCAAACGCAACTTGCTCGCGTCGTTCTGGATCGCTTGTTGAATGCTTGGCTTCGCGAAGCCATTCTCATCGAGGGCTATCTGCCTAATTCGCTTCGCACGCTCGACAGCACTTTCGAGCACCAATGGTTTTGGGATGGTCACGAGCATGTGGATCCCGCCAAAGAAGCCAATGCCCAAAAGATCCGTCTCTCGAATCATACGACTACCCTGGCCATCGAATTTGCGCGGCAGGGACGTGATTGGGAGACGGAACTCAAACAGCGTGCCAAAGAAGTGGCACTGATGCGTGAGCTTGGTCTGTCGGCCAGCGATGAAACTGAAACCAAACCCTCAACCAAGGTCACGGAAGACAATGCCGAAGACACAGCACGCGCCGCTTGA
- a CDS encoding phage major capsid protein — translation MPKTQHAPLEADAESVPSSLRIVCDDAATITLAAAETPEEGKPSLRKFSMTAYTGGAMRLGGWPYPVVVDLAGMRVTRKSRPILKDHDRGSIVGHTDDIAITDKSLEVAGVISGVGATAQEVIATSENGFPWQASLGASADKVVFIPEGKTANANGREFKGPVYVARKSTLGEVSFVALGADDDTEARVAAGNYADGDDPSDTDEDTDDLEPVNASLNMSTKRTTENKTATTSPVNDMRSEAAAESRRIAGIRKVCAGNHADLEADAIEQGWSTTKTELAVLRSERPKAPEQTQNSPRYSREVLEAAACLSVGIEEKTLLASYGEKTLNAANPLRHIGLRELVAECARMEGIDVPRVFGDGTATIRAGFSSMSLPSIMENVMNKTLLAAYQNTPIAAFDLCSVGTVTDFKEVARYRLLGTGGFEQVAPDGELKHGKLSEQKYSNKADTYGQILTLTRHDIINDDLSAFMDIPRQMGRSGAESIDDLFFTLLLKNAGFFSSANANLLQGADTKFGPDALTVAKTTFRKQKAGPGGKPKDQKPINIRPEYLVVPVELETEAELLMGSSQLMIDAQGSPTKIPVDNPHRNKYRIISTPHLSDSYYPGASASAWYLFANPQVLPAFEIVFLNGRRTPIIERVEMPPNTLGMGFRSYIDFGVNSQDHRAAVKVAGE, via the coding sequence ATGCCGAAGACACAGCACGCGCCGCTTGAAGCCGACGCCGAATCCGTCCCAAGTTCGCTGCGAATCGTTTGTGATGATGCGGCGACGATCACTCTCGCCGCGGCCGAAACGCCAGAAGAAGGCAAGCCGTCGCTGCGTAAGTTCTCCATGACCGCATACACCGGTGGTGCGATGCGACTTGGTGGTTGGCCCTATCCAGTCGTCGTCGACTTGGCCGGCATGCGAGTCACTCGCAAGTCGCGTCCGATTTTGAAAGACCACGATCGAGGCAGCATTGTTGGACACACCGACGACATCGCGATCACCGACAAGTCGCTCGAAGTCGCCGGCGTGATCTCGGGTGTGGGTGCGACGGCTCAGGAAGTGATCGCGACCAGTGAGAACGGTTTTCCTTGGCAGGCATCGCTGGGCGCAAGTGCCGACAAGGTTGTTTTCATCCCTGAAGGCAAAACGGCAAACGCCAACGGACGCGAGTTCAAAGGGCCAGTCTATGTGGCTCGCAAGTCAACGCTGGGCGAGGTTTCGTTCGTTGCCTTGGGTGCTGACGACGATACCGAGGCTCGCGTCGCCGCCGGAAACTACGCCGACGGTGATGATCCCAGCGACACGGATGAAGACACCGACGATCTCGAACCCGTCAACGCAAGTTTGAATATGAGCACCAAGCGAACGACCGAAAACAAAACAGCGACCACTTCACCGGTCAACGACATGCGTTCCGAGGCCGCTGCGGAATCTCGTCGCATTGCAGGTATTCGCAAAGTCTGTGCGGGCAATCACGCCGATCTTGAAGCCGACGCGATTGAGCAAGGCTGGTCCACTACCAAAACGGAACTCGCCGTGCTGAGAAGCGAACGCCCCAAGGCTCCCGAACAGACGCAAAACTCACCACGCTACAGTCGCGAGGTCCTCGAAGCTGCCGCCTGTCTGTCGGTCGGCATCGAAGAAAAAACGCTGCTGGCCAGCTATGGCGAAAAGACGCTCAACGCCGCCAACCCGCTACGTCACATTGGCTTGCGTGAACTCGTCGCCGAGTGCGCTCGGATGGAAGGCATCGACGTGCCTCGCGTCTTTGGCGATGGAACGGCAACCATTCGAGCTGGTTTCAGTTCCATGAGCCTACCCAGCATTATGGAAAACGTCATGAACAAGACGTTACTGGCGGCCTATCAAAACACACCGATCGCCGCCTTCGATCTTTGCAGCGTTGGAACGGTCACCGACTTTAAGGAAGTGGCCCGATACCGTTTGCTTGGCACCGGCGGGTTTGAGCAGGTTGCTCCCGATGGCGAATTGAAGCACGGCAAACTGTCCGAACAGAAGTACTCAAACAAGGCTGACACCTACGGTCAGATCCTCACGCTGACTCGGCACGACATCATCAACGATGACCTGTCGGCGTTCATGGATATCCCTCGTCAAATGGGACGCAGTGGTGCCGAGTCCATCGACGACTTGTTCTTCACACTGCTGCTCAAGAACGCCGGATTCTTCTCGTCCGCCAACGCCAACTTGCTGCAGGGAGCGGACACTAAGTTCGGCCCGGATGCACTGACCGTTGCCAAGACAACCTTCCGCAAGCAGAAAGCTGGTCCTGGCGGCAAACCCAAGGATCAAAAGCCGATCAACATCCGGCCTGAGTACTTGGTCGTTCCGGTGGAGTTGGAAACCGAAGCGGAACTGTTGATGGGTTCGTCACAGTTGATGATCGACGCGCAAGGGTCGCCGACGAAAATCCCTGTCGATAACCCGCACCGCAACAAGTACCGGATCATCAGCACGCCGCATCTGTCGGACAGCTACTATCCCGGTGCGAGTGCTTCCGCGTGGTATCTCTTCGCCAATCCGCAGGTGCTGCCAGCGTTCGAGATCGTGTTCCTGAACGGTCGTCGAACGCCGATCATCGAGCGAGTTGAGATGCCACCGAACACGCTTGGCATGGGTTTCCGGTCTTACATCGACTTTGGTGTGAACAGCCAAGACCACCGAGCCGCCGTGAAAGTCGCCGGCGAGTGA
- a CDS encoding DUF2190 family protein, with the protein MQAQFIHDGKQVDFTPDVDVPVGSIVIQGDLVGITKRDLKADVLGSIAVEGVFDMPKDPADAETYTAGQKIYATTDGIVTEVPDGSVLLGKVVADAAPTDNFVRVRLSQ; encoded by the coding sequence ATGCAAGCTCAATTCATTCACGATGGAAAGCAAGTCGACTTCACACCCGACGTCGATGTCCCTGTTGGATCAATCGTCATTCAAGGTGATTTGGTTGGCATCACCAAACGAGATCTGAAAGCCGATGTACTCGGCTCGATCGCCGTGGAAGGCGTGTTCGACATGCCCAAAGACCCGGCTGACGCGGAGACCTACACCGCTGGACAAAAGATTTACGCAACCACTGACGGGATCGTCACTGAAGTGCCCGATGGATCGGTGTTGCTCGGCAAGGTCGTTGCTGACGCCGCGCCGACCGACAACTTCGTTCGCGTTCGTCTGAGCCAGTGA
- a CDS encoding DUF2190 family protein — MSNPIIAPVGAIYVHEGVTVPIVTDVEIPAGNVVVLGKLVGVAKFGICANSRGSITVAGVFDVVKDPTTNIPAGTILYWSKISHHVIKNAYEHSMIGIAVEDAPPSSLTVKVKLLQ, encoded by the coding sequence GTGAGCAACCCCATCATCGCACCCGTCGGGGCGATCTACGTCCACGAGGGCGTGACGGTCCCGATCGTTACCGACGTTGAGATTCCGGCCGGCAATGTCGTTGTCCTTGGCAAGCTGGTCGGCGTCGCCAAGTTCGGGATCTGTGCCAACTCTCGCGGCAGCATCACCGTTGCTGGCGTATTCGATGTGGTCAAAGATCCGACAACCAACATTCCGGCCGGCACCATTCTTTATTGGTCCAAGATCAGTCACCACGTCATCAAGAACGCTTACGAACACTCAATGATCGGCATCGCGGTTGAAGACGCGCCACCGAGTTCGCTGACCGTCAAAGTCAAATTGCTTCAGTAA
- a CDS encoding phage tail tape measure protein, whose product MSQVRAGSAYVELLTKDSAFVKGLRSAQKRLESFGASTRLLGTKLMGLGAAAATPLAGSVAIFSNFDDAMRGVAAITQATGSQLESLRNTAKKLGATTSYSASEVASLMTELGRAGFKPEQIEKMTAAVMNMARATGTDATQASGIMAATIRQFGMEAGEATRVADGLTAAANKSFNTVESLGEALSYAGPVAADANMSLEETLAILGTLGNMGIQGSSAGNAMRRLLTISAAESEKFKTTFGVTTKDAKGNARSLVDILGEVAAATEKMGTAEKAEKLSEVFGLLGITAASSIGKSVADTRELYSELQKAGGIAGKTAEEMEGGLGGAFRILKSSIEGVAIAIGESLEGSVTTMVQAFSRAASGVIEWINKNQKIVKIAAASAIAIFTIGAALFALGSVAAVASFAVGGLATIFSFIGGAIGVIVSAVGLLFTPLGLVVAAVAALGGYFLYSTGIAGQAVEYLKGLFETLKADTLAAFGAIASALAAGDITAATDVLWTYLKLQWVKGTTYIKGVWADFTQYISDLWADSAYAIGDVLIGALSGLAGVWNSTLGFMADGWTILTSAVQKGWNNTIGFLKKGFLKLHELVDIAGDVSVQIGGVLINALAGVENAWVETVDYLADTWTVFVGQVKSMWNSTVGFLKKAWIKLKGLFDDDINVDVEMAKIDADTRAADTAEEQQRQQAIIERQRRRSKRKEQIEANRVEMQKGIAAQLEARRKAREGTDIDADMRAIDDETDAKNAVVDQSKEHQFRENDAAQNNRQQIIDDTTVGVQRTLNQMRAEAKAARDAVRPNAEDRNKERDDQIATAQAEFDAAVERANNATAPSDAVPKPDDVAQPEPPVAPPKMPEPGAVDIPKVDLPGIDDPELQPPNAKDLRLDLNPNAQAAMDQFADGPETDRTEVAGNFDARGLGLGSGASTIPQQARDPLKKLEPIAAEDDPVEVIFAPQLRLEPEQLDDPIVNGEQNNEFIAENQSDVPLDLPLLSDQPDPIEMESPPTLDVAAITEAFASVGRSLAAFDSAISNSTSQLHLPAMSGGEFSEDMKRAIIQTAENTRRLVERSQSGGLVFG is encoded by the coding sequence ATGTCCCAAGTCCGAGCCGGATCCGCCTACGTCGAACTGCTGACCAAGGATTCAGCATTCGTCAAAGGTCTGCGGTCGGCTCAGAAGCGATTGGAATCATTCGGTGCATCCACGCGGTTGCTCGGTACCAAACTCATGGGGCTCGGCGCGGCCGCCGCCACACCACTGGCGGGCAGCGTTGCAATCTTCTCCAACTTCGACGATGCCATGCGAGGCGTTGCCGCGATCACACAAGCGACTGGATCGCAGCTTGAGTCGCTTCGCAATACGGCAAAGAAGCTCGGAGCAACCACCAGTTACTCTGCCAGCGAAGTCGCATCGTTGATGACCGAACTCGGTCGGGCCGGCTTCAAGCCAGAGCAGATCGAGAAGATGACAGCCGCTGTGATGAACATGGCACGTGCAACTGGCACGGACGCGACTCAGGCATCCGGCATCATGGCAGCAACGATTCGTCAGTTCGGAATGGAAGCCGGCGAAGCAACGCGGGTTGCCGATGGCCTGACCGCCGCGGCGAACAAGTCGTTCAACACGGTGGAGTCTCTCGGCGAAGCCTTGTCCTACGCTGGCCCCGTCGCTGCCGACGCGAATATGAGCCTCGAAGAGACGCTCGCGATTCTCGGTACGCTCGGCAATATGGGTATCCAGGGATCGTCGGCCGGTAACGCAATGCGTCGCTTGCTGACGATCAGTGCCGCCGAATCGGAGAAATTCAAAACCACCTTCGGCGTCACGACCAAGGATGCGAAAGGCAATGCCCGATCGCTCGTCGACATTCTCGGCGAAGTTGCAGCTGCGACCGAGAAGATGGGAACGGCCGAAAAGGCTGAGAAACTAAGCGAAGTGTTCGGACTGCTGGGCATCACTGCGGCCAGCTCGATCGGGAAGAGCGTGGCCGATACCCGCGAGTTGTATTCCGAACTGCAAAAGGCAGGCGGCATCGCCGGCAAAACTGCTGAAGAGATGGAAGGCGGACTCGGCGGAGCATTCCGAATCCTGAAGTCTTCCATCGAGGGAGTCGCGATCGCCATTGGTGAATCACTGGAAGGCAGCGTCACCACGATGGTTCAAGCCTTCAGCCGCGCCGCGTCAGGCGTGATCGAGTGGATCAACAAGAATCAAAAGATCGTAAAAATCGCCGCGGCGAGTGCCATCGCGATCTTCACGATTGGCGCGGCATTGTTCGCTCTTGGTTCGGTCGCTGCCGTTGCGTCATTCGCTGTTGGTGGACTCGCAACCATCTTTTCATTCATCGGCGGTGCAATCGGCGTCATCGTCTCAGCGGTCGGATTGTTGTTCACGCCGCTTGGCCTTGTTGTCGCAGCGGTTGCAGCACTCGGTGGCTACTTTCTCTACTCCACAGGCATCGCTGGCCAGGCGGTCGAGTATCTCAAAGGACTTTTTGAAACACTCAAAGCCGACACTCTCGCCGCATTCGGTGCGATTGCCAGCGCTCTGGCTGCTGGCGACATCACTGCGGCGACCGATGTGTTGTGGACGTACTTGAAACTGCAGTGGGTCAAAGGCACGACCTACATCAAAGGCGTCTGGGCCGACTTCACTCAATATATCTCTGACTTGTGGGCCGATTCTGCCTACGCGATCGGGGATGTCCTGATTGGTGCCTTATCCGGACTCGCTGGCGTCTGGAACAGCACGCTCGGTTTCATGGCAGACGGTTGGACGATTCTTACGTCCGCCGTGCAAAAGGGCTGGAACAACACCATCGGGTTCCTCAAGAAGGGATTCCTCAAGCTTCACGAACTCGTTGATATCGCCGGCGACGTGTCGGTACAGATCGGCGGAGTGCTCATCAACGCATTGGCCGGCGTCGAGAACGCTTGGGTCGAAACAGTCGACTACCTTGCCGACACCTGGACCGTGTTTGTCGGTCAAGTGAAGTCGATGTGGAACTCGACCGTGGGGTTCTTGAAGAAAGCCTGGATCAAACTCAAAGGCCTCTTTGACGACGACATCAACGTCGACGTCGAAATGGCGAAGATTGACGCTGACACTCGAGCGGCCGATACCGCCGAGGAGCAACAACGCCAGCAAGCGATCATCGAGCGTCAGCGTCGCCGATCGAAACGCAAGGAGCAGATCGAAGCCAACCGCGTGGAAATGCAAAAGGGCATCGCGGCGCAACTCGAAGCACGCCGCAAGGCTCGCGAAGGTACGGACATCGACGCCGACATGCGGGCGATCGACGATGAGACCGATGCCAAGAATGCAGTTGTTGACCAATCCAAGGAACACCAGTTCCGCGAAAACGATGCGGCGCAGAACAATCGCCAACAAATCATCGACGACACGACCGTCGGGGTGCAACGCACGCTCAATCAGATGCGAGCGGAAGCGAAAGCGGCACGCGATGCAGTTCGGCCAAACGCTGAAGATCGCAACAAGGAACGCGACGATCAAATCGCAACCGCGCAGGCCGAGTTCGATGCTGCGGTGGAACGAGCCAACAACGCAACTGCCCCTTCGGACGCTGTGCCGAAACCAGACGATGTCGCTCAGCCGGAACCACCAGTCGCTCCGCCCAAGATGCCTGAGCCCGGCGCAGTCGATATCCCCAAGGTCGATCTCCCCGGAATCGACGATCCCGAGTTGCAACCGCCCAATGCGAAAGACCTCCGTCTCGACCTGAACCCAAACGCCCAGGCGGCAATGGATCAGTTCGCTGACGGTCCCGAAACTGATCGAACCGAAGTCGCCGGCAATTTTGATGCGCGCGGCTTAGGGCTCGGCAGTGGAGCGTCGACGATTCCTCAACAGGCTCGCGATCCACTGAAGAAACTGGAGCCCATTGCCGCTGAGGACGATCCCGTCGAGGTCATCTTCGCGCCACAGTTGAGGTTGGAACCTGAACAACTCGACGATCCGATCGTAAACGGCGAGCAAAACAATGAGTTCATCGCCGAAAACCAAAGCGATGTCCCGTTGGATCTGCCATTGCTTTCGGATCAGCCCGATCCGATAGAGATGGAATCCCCGCCGACGCTCGACGTTGCTGCGATCACCGAAGCGTTCGCATCTGTTGGCCGATCCCTCGCGGCATTTGATTCCGCGATCTCCAACAGCACGTCGCAATTGCATCTGCCTGCGATGTCGGGCGGGGAATTCAGCGAGGACATGAAACGCGCGATCATTCAAACCGCTGAGAACACTCGACGCCTTGTTGAGCGTTCGCAGTCGGGAGGATTGGTGTTTGGCTGA
- a CDS encoding glycosyltransferase family 25 protein, with amino-acid sequence MNLERRDDRLRDWMRQLPDPWPFPEPERFTAIDGRRVATPPQWRAGNGAWGCYRSHLLILEKCLLEHIDSYVVFEDDAGFGDDFCERLQQFIAELPADWGMAYLGGQHLYAGKNPPHKVSEHVYRPYNVNRTHAFMVRGREAMKTLYRHLTWNDWHTKHHIDHHLGRLIQRRYQALVQGKNVQKESIAVYTPDRWLVGQLPTKSNICGRKWSQTRFFNDAKNADHSDAPFFAVLGPHRAGTSCVAMVMHHLGVHMGNQLGGYEATGGGEAVGLAQLCEKVMRFPATDPNVSDDQLTQMLKSWIVSRKSEANRDKTVSGAKYPHLCRFVNHLHAGLGDSLRIISVERDIEASIRSLQNRSEKHRGQWFAANDEDCEVLQRSLRDHRDNFISEHPDVPVFRIEFAELVTYPEEVIGNLVEFLGITPTPDEIQSAIEHVNPDLRKFG; translated from the coding sequence ATGAACCTCGAGCGACGCGATGATCGGCTGCGTGACTGGATGCGGCAGCTTCCCGATCCTTGGCCGTTCCCCGAACCCGAACGGTTCACCGCGATCGACGGACGCCGCGTGGCAACGCCCCCGCAGTGGCGAGCAGGCAACGGTGCGTGGGGCTGTTACCGATCACATTTGCTGATCCTCGAAAAGTGTTTGCTCGAACACATCGACTCGTATGTTGTCTTTGAAGACGACGCCGGGTTTGGCGACGACTTCTGCGAGCGACTGCAACAGTTCATAGCCGAACTGCCGGCCGACTGGGGCATGGCGTACCTCGGCGGCCAACACCTTTACGCTGGCAAAAATCCGCCGCACAAGGTCAGCGAACACGTTTATCGTCCGTACAACGTGAATCGTACGCATGCGTTCATGGTGCGAGGACGCGAGGCGATGAAAACACTCTATCGCCATTTGACTTGGAACGATTGGCACACCAAGCATCACATCGACCATCACCTCGGTCGATTGATCCAGCGACGCTACCAAGCACTCGTTCAAGGCAAGAACGTTCAAAAAGAATCCATCGCGGTTTACACGCCCGATCGCTGGCTCGTTGGACAATTGCCGACGAAGTCCAACATCTGTGGTCGCAAGTGGAGCCAAACGCGGTTCTTCAATGACGCCAAGAACGCTGACCATTCGGATGCACCGTTCTTTGCCGTGCTTGGACCGCACCGCGCCGGCACTTCGTGCGTCGCCATGGTCATGCACCATCTTGGCGTTCACATGGGCAATCAGCTTGGTGGCTACGAAGCCACTGGAGGCGGCGAGGCAGTTGGGCTGGCACAGCTTTGCGAAAAGGTGATGCGTTTCCCGGCGACGGACCCGAACGTCAGCGACGACCAACTCACTCAAATGCTCAAGTCGTGGATCGTCAGTCGTAAATCAGAAGCGAATCGCGATAAGACGGTTTCTGGAGCGAAGTATCCGCATCTATGTCGCTTCGTGAATCACCTTCACGCGGGGCTTGGCGATTCACTGCGAATCATCTCTGTCGAACGAGACATCGAAGCGTCGATTCGATCGCTGCAGAACCGTAGCGAGAAACATCGTGGCCAATGGTTCGCGGCGAACGATGAGGACTGTGAGGTTCTTCAACGCAGTCTCCGAGACCACCGAGACAACTTCATCTCCGAGCATCCCGACGTGCCGGTGTTCCGGATCGAATTCGCCGAGTTGGTGACGTATCCCGAGGAAGTGATTGGCAATCTGGTCGAGTTTCTCGGCATAACGCCGACTCCGGATGAAATCCAGTCGGCGATCGAACACGTCAATCCTGATCTCCGGAAGTTTGGGTAA
- a CDS encoding glycosyltransferase family 2 protein — protein MAKSVSTADITFCIKTIHRPWSCHRLVQSLRDHIVDPTIVVVDDGRPELRFSEKYPETAKHCEVINLDRHDVGVGVGRNAAIDAAQTEYIFLLDDDHVATADFHIDRVCEYFAAHELDILAVRQGGGGRPTMLSPLMNGKRIWMHRGEKKRIGSVAWCDMVSNAFLARKETIATLRWDEALKTYEHWEFFYRASHLAKLQIAVATDCSVVHAHVAGTGYRDLRGRAKFRAMGLRKHGFHSLRYPGGQIVRA, from the coding sequence ATGGCAAAAAGTGTTTCAACGGCAGACATCACGTTCTGCATCAAGACGATTCACCGGCCTTGGTCCTGCCATCGGCTGGTCCAGTCGCTGCGCGATCATATCGTCGACCCGACCATTGTCGTCGTCGATGACGGTCGCCCCGAACTTCGCTTCAGCGAGAAGTATCCCGAAACCGCCAAGCATTGCGAGGTCATCAATCTCGATCGACACGATGTGGGCGTTGGCGTTGGACGCAACGCAGCGATCGACGCGGCGCAGACCGAGTACATCTTCCTGTTGGACGACGATCACGTTGCCACGGCTGACTTTCACATCGACCGCGTCTGCGAGTACTTCGCCGCTCACGAACTCGACATTCTCGCCGTCCGACAAGGCGGAGGCGGTCGACCCACGATGCTTTCGCCGCTGATGAACGGCAAACGTATCTGGATGCACCGCGGTGAAAAGAAGCGAATTGGCTCGGTCGCCTGGTGCGACATGGTCAGCAACGCGTTTCTCGCTCGCAAGGAAACGATCGCCACGCTCCGTTGGGACGAGGCCCTGAAGACGTACGAGCACTGGGAGTTCTTCTACCGAGCGAGTCACCTCGCCAAGCTGCAAATCGCGGTCGCGACCGATTGCTCCGTCGTCCACGCCCATGTCGCCGGCACGGGCTATCGCGACCTGCGTGGCAGAGCCAAGTTCCGGGCGATGGGGCTTCGCAAACACGGTTTCCATTCATTGCGCTATCCAGGAGGTCAAATCGTCCGTGCGTAA
- a CDS encoding glycosyltransferase, with amino-acid sequence MRNQATFCIKTIHRPHCCAALVRSIYDHYGDHRPLIHVLDDGKPELRFSAVCPDEAAMVDRLIETKYDIGLSAGRNRLLNSGDTPIVVFADDDHLVTNQTRLPELIGTLNKHHDLDLLAALSNNDERPRMLRVDGRTLRIAFGSYRQRHSIRWCHYVGNCFVAYRDILRAIRWDESLKVEEHWDFFWRAKIAGMNVAVDVNHSFKHEHVDPPGYQRRRPEFLKAGLDKHGLEKVMWR; translated from the coding sequence GTGCGTAATCAAGCCACTTTCTGCATCAAGACGATCCATCGCCCGCATTGCTGTGCGGCGCTCGTTCGCAGCATCTACGACCACTATGGTGATCACCGTCCGCTGATCCACGTCCTCGATGACGGGAAACCGGAACTGCGATTCTCGGCCGTTTGTCCAGACGAAGCTGCCATGGTCGATCGACTGATCGAGACCAAATACGACATCGGCCTTTCCGCCGGTCGCAACAGATTGCTCAATTCCGGCGACACGCCGATCGTTGTCTTCGCAGATGACGATCATCTCGTCACGAATCAAACGCGTCTTCCTGAGTTGATCGGGACGCTCAACAAACATCACGACCTCGATTTGCTGGCGGCGCTCAGTAACAACGACGAACGTCCTCGCATGCTGCGTGTCGACGGTAGAACGCTGCGGATCGCCTTCGGAAGCTACCGGCAGCGGCATTCAATTCGCTGGTGCCATTACGTCGGCAACTGCTTCGTCGCCTATCGCGACATCCTGCGAGCGATCCGCTGGGACGAGTCACTCAAAGTCGAAGAACACTGGGACTTCTTCTGGCGCGCAAAAATCGCCGGAATGAACGTCGCAGTCGACGTCAATCACTCATTCAAACATGAGCACGTTGACCCACCCGGCTATCAGCGTCGGCGGCCGGAATTCCTAAAAGCTGGCTTGGACAAACACGGACTGGAAAAGGTCATGTGGCGATGA